One stretch of Caloenas nicobarica isolate bCalNic1 chromosome 2, bCalNic1.hap1, whole genome shotgun sequence DNA includes these proteins:
- the ZEB1 gene encoding zinc finger E-box-binding homeobox 1 isoform X2 yields the protein MTSHKSGRDQRHVTQSSGNRKFKCTECGKAFKYKHHLKEHLRIHSGEKPYECPNCKKRFSHSGSYSSHISSKKCIGLMPVNGRARSGLKTSQCSSPSLSASPGSPARPQIRQKIENKPLQEQLPVNQIKTEPVDYEFKPIVVASGINCSTPLQNGVFSGGSPLQATSSPQGVVQAVVLPTVGLVSPISINLSDIQNVLKVAVDGNVIRQVLENNHANLASKEQETIGNASIQQAGHSLISAISLPLVDQDGTTKIIINYSLEQPSQLQVVPQNLKKENSVPPNSCKNEKTPEDLTVKSEKDKNCEGETNDSTCLLCDDCPGDLNALQELKHYETKNPPQLPQPSGTEAEKPNSPVPSETGENNLSPGQPPLKNLLSLLKAYYALNAQPSAEELSKIADSVNLPLDVVKKWFEKMQAGQISVQSSGPSSPEQVKSSSPTNNDDQAATTNVAEPQSSTDNSQNPVNTTKSQTLPGGSALNGSRSSTPSPSPLNLSSSRNSQGYTYTAEGVQEEPQIEPLDLSLPKQHGELLERSTITSVYQNSVYSVQEEPLNLTCAKKEPQKDNSVTDSDPIVNVIPPSANPINIAIPAVTAQLPTIVAIADQNSVPCLRALAANKQTILIPQVAYTYSTTVSPAVQETPPKQQTQANGNQDERQDTSSEGVSNVEDQNDSDSTPPKKKMRKTENGMYACDLCDKIFQKSSSLLRHKYEHTGKRPHECGICKKAFKHKHHLIEHMRLHSGEKPYQCDKCGKRFSHSGSYSQHMNHRYSYCKREAEERDGTEQEETGQEVLSSEHAGARASPSQIDSDERESLTREEEEDSEKEEEEEEEKEVEGLQEEKECRKLQEAEDDEEEEEEGKTEGNKNDEVVNQASNAEPEVIQNNGQVSEEKNK from the exons AGACATGTGACGCAGTCCAGTGGTAATCGAAAATTCAAGTGCACTGAATgtggaaaagcttttaaatataaacatcaCCTAAAGGAGCACCTACGAATCCACAGTG gAGAGAAGCCATATGAGTGCCCGAACTGCAAGAAACGTTTTTCCCATTCTGGTTCATACAGTTCACACATAAGCAGTAAGAAGTGTATTGGTTTGATGCCCGTGAATGGTCGGGCCCGATCAGGGCTCAAGACGTCTCAGtgctcctccccttccctttctgcatcACCAGGTAGCCCAGCAAGACCACAGATACgacaaaaaatagaaaataaaccCTTGCAAGAGCAACTTCCTGTTAACCAAATTAAAACTGAACCTGTGGATTATGAATTCAAGCCCATAGTGGTTGCTTCAGGAATTAATTGTTCGACCCCTTTGCAGAATGGGGTTTTTAGTGGTGGTAGCCCATTGCAGGCAACCAGTTCTCCTCAGGGTGTGGTGCAAGCTGTTGTTCTACCAACAGTAGGTCTGGTGTCTCCCATAAGCATCAACTTAAGTGACATTCAAAATGTACTTAAAGTGGCAGTGGATGGTAATGTAATAAGGCAAGTATTGGAAAACAATCATGCTAATCTTGCATCCAAAGAACAAGAAACAATCGGCAATGCATCTATACAACAAGCTGGCCATTCTCTCATTTCAGCTATCAGTCTTCCTTTGGTTGACCAAGATGGGACAACCAAAATTATCATCAACTACAGCTTGGAGCAGCCAAGTCAGCTTCAGGTTGTTCCAcaaaatcttaaaaaagaaaactctgttCCTCCAAATagttgcaaaaatgaaaaaacaccGGAAGATCTTACGGTGAAGTCTGAGAAAGATAAGAACTGTGAAGGAGAGACCAATGATAGCACTTGTCTTCTTTGTGATGACTGTCCAGGAGATCTTAATGCACTTCAAGAATTAAAGCACTATGAAACGAAAAATCCTCCTCAGCTTCCTCAACCCAGTGGAACAGAAGCTGAGAAGCCCAACTCTCCTGTCCCATCAGAAACTGGGGAGAACAACTTATCTCCTGGTCAGCCACCTTTAAAGAACCTTTTATCGCTCTTAAAAGCATATTATGCATTAAATGCACAACCAAGCGCAGAAGAGCTTTCAAAAATAGCTGATTCGGTGAACCTACCACTCGATGTGGTAAAAAAGTGGTTTGAAAAAATGCAAGCTGGACAAATTTCTGTGCAGTCTTCTGGACCGTCTTCTCCTGAACAAGTTAAATCAAGCAGTCCCACAAACAATGATGATCAAGCAGCAACTACAAATGTGGCTGAaccccagagcagcacagatAATTCACAAAATCCTGTCAATACAACAAAATCTCAGACTTTACCAGGGGGATCTGCTCTGAATGGTTCACGCAGTAGCACGCCGTCCCCATCGCCACTAAACCTTTCTTCGTCAAGAAATTCACAGGGTTATACGTACACAGCAGAGGGTGTACAAGAAGAGCCACAAATTGAACCTCTTGACCTTTCGCTACCAAAGCAACATGGAGAGCTATTGGAAAGATCTACCATAACTAGTGTTTACCAGAACAGTGTTTATTCTGTCCAGGAAGAACCTTTGAACTTAACTTGTGCaaaaaaagaaccacaaaaGGACAACAGTGTTACAGACTCTGATCCTATTGTAAATGTAATCCCACCAAGTGCCAATCCCATAAATATTGCTATACCTGCAGTCACTGCCCAGTTACCTACAATTGTTGCCATTGCTGACCAGAACAGTGTTCCATGCTTGAGAGCTCTTGCTGCCAATAAGCAAACCATTTTGATTCCGCAGGTGGCTTATACATACTCTACTACAGTTAGTCCTGCGGTTCAagaaacaccaccaaaacaacagACCCAAGCCAATGGAAATCAG GATGAAAGGCAAGACACTAGCTCAGAAGGAGTATCGAATGTAGAAGATCAAAATGATTCTGATTCAACACCCccaaagaaaaagatgagaaagacagaaaatgggaTGTATGCATGTGATTTATGTGACAAAATATTCCAGAAGAGTAGCTCGTTATTGAGACATAAGTATGAACACACAG GTAAAAGACCTCATGAGTGTGGAATCtgtaaaaaagcttttaaacacAAACACCATTTGATTGAACACATGCGACTACATTCTGGGGAAAAACCCTACCAATGTGACAAATGCGGAAAGCGGTTTTCACACTCGGGATCTTACTCTCAACACATGAATCATCGCTACTCCTATTGCAAAAGAGAGGCAGAAGAGCGTGACGGCACCGAGCAGGAGGAGACGGGCCAGGAGGTCCTCAGCAGTGAGCACGCTGGTGCCAGGGCGTCTCCATCGCAGATCGACTCGGATGAGAGGGAGAGTCTCaccagggaagaagaggaagacagtgaaaaggaggaagaggaggaggaagaaaaagaggtaGAAGgacttcaggaagaaaaagaatgtagAAAACTACAAGAAGCAGAGgatgatgaagaagaagaagaagaagggaaaactgAAGGTAACAAGAATGATGAAGTTGTAAATCAAGCAAGCAATGCAGAACCAGAAGTTATACAGAATAATGGGCAggtgtcagaagaaaaaaacaaataa